One Cytophagia bacterium CHB2 genomic region harbors:
- the amrB gene encoding AmmeMemoRadiSam system protein B: MADRHKKIEPVAADAVRRATVAGKFYPDHPQLLRQHVQEMLAQAAVKPASAQLLAAIAPHAGYRYSGNVAAHTYARLRHQHVDTVIFIAPSHWERFPFISIFTGQSFRTPLGDLPVATTIAEQLLHKHDYFMSAWHGHRTEESRGEHAIEVQLPFLQVALPDCAIVPIVMGEQSWELCEALGLALAEMAAKTPFVMVASSDLSHYHEYHEARRIDAYFMQLLQTLDPARVFEALHSRVCEACGAGPIVAAMIAARELGADDAEILCYQNSGDSGGDYEAVVGYVSATLERMNRAGNS; this comes from the coding sequence ATGGCTGATAGGCATAAAAAGATCGAACCGGTCGCAGCAGATGCCGTCCGTCGGGCGACCGTGGCGGGAAAATTCTATCCGGACCATCCGCAATTGCTGCGGCAACATGTGCAAGAAATGCTGGCGCAAGCGGCAGTCAAACCCGCGTCTGCGCAACTTTTGGCGGCCATTGCGCCGCACGCCGGCTATCGTTACTCCGGCAACGTGGCGGCACATACGTATGCACGCTTGCGCCATCAGCATGTTGACACCGTGATTTTCATCGCGCCGAGTCATTGGGAACGCTTTCCGTTTATCTCGATTTTCACCGGGCAAAGCTTTCGCACGCCTTTGGGGGATTTGCCGGTGGCAACAACAATTGCCGAACAACTTCTGCACAAGCACGATTATTTCATGTCAGCCTGGCATGGCCATCGCACTGAAGAATCTCGCGGAGAGCATGCGATTGAGGTGCAATTACCCTTCTTGCAGGTGGCCCTGCCGGATTGCGCGATTGTGCCGATTGTGATGGGCGAACAATCCTGGGAATTGTGCGAAGCCCTGGGCCTGGCTTTGGCGGAAATGGCCGCAAAAACGCCATTCGTGATGGTCGCGAGTTCGGACCTTTCACATTATCACGAGTATCACGAAGCGCGGCGTATTGATGCTTATTTCATGCAATTGTTGCAAACCCTCGATCCTGCACGGGTTTTTGAAGCCTTGCACTCGCGCGTTTGCGAAGCCTGCGGCGCAGGCCCGATCGTCGCCGCGATGATCGCCGCGCGTGAACTTGGCGCGGATGACGCCGAGATTCTTTGTTATCAAAACTCCGGCGACTCCGGCGGTGATTACGAAGCGGTGGTGGGTTATGTCTCCGCCACGCTTGAACGGATGAACAGGGCCGGCAATTCGTAG